From Cystobacter fuscus DSM 2262, one genomic window encodes:
- a CDS encoding lipocalin-like domain-containing protein, translating into MNTSNIQGGRFHAFERFSRSALGLAGARTEPFRVWLEDWSADSANTYNGTAGRASAKAVSDS; encoded by the coding sequence TTGAACACGTCGAACATCCAGGGGGGGCGATTCCACGCCTTCGAGCGCTTCAGCCGGAGCGCCCTGGGGCTCGCGGGGGCACGGACCGAGCCCTTCCGGGTGTGGCTGGAGGACTGGAGCGCGGACTCGGCCAACACGTACAACGGGACGGCGGGGCGAGCCTCCGCGAAGGCAGTGAGTGACTCATAA